From Pleurocapsa sp. PCC 7319:
GCCAACAGAATGTATATTTTTCGCAGCTTTTCGGTATATGTTGGTGAAATATAGTGAAGGTAATACTTTACCTAACTTCAAGTAAACGGGTTTCAGTAACTTTTTCATTGAGGCTGACATCCTTTAACTGCCTGGGCAATAATTATATCTAAATCGGGAACATCCCCACTTAGAGAGCGACCATACCAATATTTACGATATCTCGAAAGATGTTGTTGAAGAACTTAATATAAGTAAGGTTTAAATCAATCAAGTTCTTGGCTATTTAATTCTGATTCCTATAGCGACAATTAAATAGGTGAGGTAAAGTAACAAGCGCAAGTAAACTAGTTCCAAATGTCCGGCAAAATAACCAGACAACAAAAGTATCTTGCTAGGCTGCAAATCTACAAGTGCGATTAAATTAATAGTTAACTGAATTATGAAACGGGAAAGAAGTGAGCATGAACGAGATCAAATGTATATTTTGCAATATTGAAAGCGATCGCGTTGTGATTGAGGAAAATGGATATGAGGGTAAACAGTGTTCTCAATGTGGACTAATATACATATCACCCCGACCTTCTTTTGAGGAAATAGTTGATTTATATGGTCATGACGAAGCGCATATTTCTGCCCAATCTCATATCTCTGCTGATTTTGCCAAAAGATTATATGCTAAGCATAATTTAAACATTATCCGTTCAGTTGTTAACAGTGGTTCGCTTTTGGAAATTGGTGCTGGAGCGGGTTACTTTTTGGATGAAGCGCGTAAAATTGGTTTTGAACCGTATGGACTGGAGTTTAATCCTGTTCAAGCCAACTTCATGAGAAATCAACTCCAAATCCCTTGTGAACAATCTCCATTAAGCACATCAATCTTTAATGGACAAAAATTTGACGTTATTTATCATTGTGATGTAATCAGCCATTTTTTTGACCCGATCGCAGATTTCCAAAAAATGAATGAGACGATGAACGATGAATCTTTTTTGATCTTTGAAACAGGGAATTTTGCTGAGGTAGACCAGAAATATTATCAGTACATTCCCAGTTTTCAGTATCCAGATCATCTTTTCTTTTTTAGCGTTGATAATTTAGCTGAACTGCTTGAGAAAACAGGTTTTCAATTAATAAAGATACATCGGTATTCAATGTTACCTCAGCTACTCACAATGAAAGTTTTATCTAATATTAAGCAGTCAATCAAAAAAATATTGATCAAATCGCCAGATATTAGTTCTAAACCAGGAAAGTCTACTAGTGAGCCTTATGAGACCAATAAAACATCTATTTCTAACTTCAAATCATCTAATATAAAATCTTCAATCAAAAAAAATATCAAAAATATTTATAATTTTGGGTATCATTATTTCAATTATCTGCTACGCTATAAAATTGGAAAACTAGCACCTAAAGCTCAACGTCCTCAAACAGTTATAGTTATTGCCAAAAAGGTAAAAAGTGTTGCTGGGTAAATAATAGTTTATAAACAAGTTTAATTAGGGCTAATTTGTGTCAACGCAGAAAAACCAAACCTCAGAAGCTAAGTATTACGATTATTTTAATACCAACCACTTAAAATCAAATTTAAAACAACGTTCTGTTCGTGGTGGCGTAGTTACTATCACAGCCCAAGCAAGCAAATTTATCTTGAAATTCGGCTCGACAGCAGTGCTAGCTCGTCTGCTTGTTCCTGAAGATTATGGGCTAATTGGTATGGCAACTGTAGTCGTGGGCTTTGTTGAATATTTTAAGGATTTAGGCTTATCAGCAGCTACCATTCAAAGAGCTGAAATAAATCACAAGCAAGTTAGTACTCTGTTTTGGATTAATTTGGGGGTTAGCTGTTTAGTAGCTCTAATTGTTGCTTTACTAGCACCAGCGATCGCCAACTTTTATCATGAACCCCGCCTGAAGAAAATTACCCTGGGTTTGGCAATCAATTTTATATTTGGTGGTTTAACAGTACAACACCAAGCCCTGCTGAGAAGGCAAATGCAATTTACTAGCTTGGCAAAAATTGAAGTGGTCTCGATGACTTTGGGGGTATTTACGGCGATTATCGCTGCTTATTCTGGCTTAAGATATTGGGCGCTAGTGTTAATGCTAATAGCGATCGCTATTAGTAATGCCATTGGAGTTTGGCTTGCTTGCGGTTGGCGACCTGGATTACCCAGTCGTAATTCTGGAGTGCTTAAAATGCTAGCTTTTGGTGGTAATTTAACTGGTTTTAACTTAGTAAATTATTTTTCCCGTAATCTTGACAATGTTTTGATTGGTCGACGTTGGGGTTCCCAAGAGTTAGGACTCTACGCTCAGGCCTATAAGCTGGTGCTATTACCAATTCAGCAAATTAATAATCCAATTAGTAGTGTTGCATTACCAACTCTTGCTAGTTTACAGTCTCAACCAGAGAAGTATTGCAGGTTTTACTATCAGGCAATGCTATCAATTAGCACTTTGGGAATGCCCATAATTGGATTTTTGTTCGCTTCAGCGAATGATGTTATTTTGTTGCTTTTGGGAGAGCAGTGGTTAGAAACTGTTCCTATCTTTAAATTATTAATGCCCGCAGCTTTTAATGCCACTATTGGAGTGGGTATGGGTTGGGCTTATCAATCTCTGGGCAACGTCGGTCGTCAGTTTCGTTGGGGAATAGTTTCGTCGATGCTGAATGCAGTCTTGTTCTTTATTGGCGTTCGTTGGGGGGCAATTGGTGTGGCAGCAGTTTTTGGTTTATCCCGCCCATTTTTTCTGTTAGCCGGATTTACCTACTGTTTCGCTCAAACTCCTTTAAAATTAACTAAATTAATATCTACTCTCTCGATGCCCACTCTAGCCTCGATAGGAGCCGCAATTATACTAAGCTACATTAAATTAGTGTTACCTATAGAGATTAATACTTTGATGATTGTCTTAATTGATTTAGGGTTCTATACCTTGTTATATTTGCTCATCTGGATTCTGCTTCCCAACGGCAGAAAGACTCTATGGGAGATGGTACAATTATCCAAAGTTTTGAGACAGAGGTAAAACTGGGAACTACAATTTCTGCCAAAAACTTTTTGCTAATCTTTCATCGGATTTATATCTACCTTCAATGGATATTGGAAAATATTGAGATCGAACCAAATATTCTCATAATTATAAAGAACTTACTCTAAAAATTCTCAAAAATACGGATAAAAATAATGAATTAATTGCCAGAAAATTGATATGAAAAATGCCACTAATTGGAAACCAACTAAAATTGAAAATCGCGGTGATAAATTTTATGTTAATGAGTTAGGAGTATCTTCGGGAAGTTTATTTATGACTTTGGAAGATTTTCGCGTTATTAATTCATTCAAATCCTACCTAAAAGGACATTTAATTGATTTAGGATGTGGCAATGCACCTTATTATCAATGGTATAAAGATCGAGTAGATCGAGTAACCTGTATCGACTGGCCACAAAGTAAGCAAAGCAAAAATGATGCTAAATATGTTGATGTCTTTGCTAACTTGAATGAAAGCGTTCCCCTGGAGGATAATTCAGTAGATTTTGTTTTTTCAACTTCTGTATTAGAACATATCTGCGAACCTCTAATATTGCTTAAAGAAATTAGCAGAATTTTAAAGTCAGATGGCTACTTATTATTGAGTGTACCGTTTATCTATAATCTTCACGAAGAGCCTTATGACTATTATCGCTACACCCCCTATAGCCTTGAACATCTTGCCGAAAAAGCAGGATTAGAGATAGTAAGCCTCAAACATTATGGTTGTGGCTTTGGAGTATTAATAGATGTTTCCTCAAAAATAATTCAAGCTTTAATTGAAGTCATTCGTAAATCTTTGCCTAGATACATCGGATCGCCAATTAGCAAACTAGGAAATATGCAATTACGTTTATTTCAACAAATTTCCTTTATAGTTTTAAACCAAAAACAAATAGTGAACATAATTGAGCGGGCTAATTTGTCGTCTAGAATTGCTCTAGGATATGTGGCTATTTTGAAAATCAAGCAAAATACAGAAATATAATTCAAAATATTGACTTCATTATAATAATCATGAATAATTCAACTGAAGTTAAACAGTTTTATGACAACTTTACAGACACCAGAATGGTGCAATATAAGCTGTATGGTAATCCACGTATTGATAAAGCTGTAGAGCTAATTTCTAGCTATTTAAGTCCAGACAGCAATATTCTTGATATCGGTTGTGGCATTGGCATCGTTCCAGAACAAATAGCTACTCAACTAAAACAAGGACGAATTTTAGCTTGTGATTTA
This genomic window contains:
- a CDS encoding class I SAM-dependent methyltransferase, with translation MIEENGYEGKQCSQCGLIYISPRPSFEEIVDLYGHDEAHISAQSHISADFAKRLYAKHNLNIIRSVVNSGSLLEIGAGAGYFLDEARKIGFEPYGLEFNPVQANFMRNQLQIPCEQSPLSTSIFNGQKFDVIYHCDVISHFFDPIADFQKMNETMNDESFLIFETGNFAEVDQKYYQYIPSFQYPDHLFFFSVDNLAELLEKTGFQLIKIHRYSMLPQLLTMKVLSNIKQSIKKILIKSPDISSKPGKSTSEPYETNKTSISNFKSSNIKSSIKKNIKNIYNFGYHYFNYLLRYKIGKLAPKAQRPQTVIVIAKKVKSVAG
- a CDS encoding lipopolysaccharide biosynthesis protein encodes the protein MSTQKNQTSEAKYYDYFNTNHLKSNLKQRSVRGGVVTITAQASKFILKFGSTAVLARLLVPEDYGLIGMATVVVGFVEYFKDLGLSAATIQRAEINHKQVSTLFWINLGVSCLVALIVALLAPAIANFYHEPRLKKITLGLAINFIFGGLTVQHQALLRRQMQFTSLAKIEVVSMTLGVFTAIIAAYSGLRYWALVLMLIAIAISNAIGVWLACGWRPGLPSRNSGVLKMLAFGGNLTGFNLVNYFSRNLDNVLIGRRWGSQELGLYAQAYKLVLLPIQQINNPISSVALPTLASLQSQPEKYCRFYYQAMLSISTLGMPIIGFLFASANDVILLLLGEQWLETVPIFKLLMPAAFNATIGVGMGWAYQSLGNVGRQFRWGIVSSMLNAVLFFIGVRWGAIGVAAVFGLSRPFFLLAGFTYCFAQTPLKLTKLISTLSMPTLASIGAAIILSYIKLVLPIEINTLMIVLIDLGFYTLLYLLIWILLPNGRKTLWEMVQLSKVLRQR
- a CDS encoding class I SAM-dependent methyltransferase, which translates into the protein MKNATNWKPTKIENRGDKFYVNELGVSSGSLFMTLEDFRVINSFKSYLKGHLIDLGCGNAPYYQWYKDRVDRVTCIDWPQSKQSKNDAKYVDVFANLNESVPLEDNSVDFVFSTSVLEHICEPLILLKEISRILKSDGYLLLSVPFIYNLHEEPYDYYRYTPYSLEHLAEKAGLEIVSLKHYGCGFGVLIDVSSKIIQALIEVIRKSLPRYIGSPISKLGNMQLRLFQQISFIVLNQKQIVNIIERANLSSRIALGYVAILKIKQNTEI